In Cicer arietinum cultivar CDC Frontier isolate Library 1 chromosome 1, Cicar.CDCFrontier_v2.0, whole genome shotgun sequence, one DNA window encodes the following:
- the LOC101495580 gene encoding uncharacterized protein, whose protein sequence is MGSSSAFFVICILHSIIAITSGALMMFYMKEVYTFGHGVQTATKLLGSTPHDQLLIKTSDSFSGLLLVAIGFLLFMVSFVKDRDFQNFFAKGCILLHVFMALWRIYFERKVEDLAWDWLRQTVGDILLALSWVFFIVYSWREKYD, encoded by the coding sequence ATGGGATCATCGTCGGCGTTTTTCGTTATCTGCATTCTCCACTCTATAATCGCGATCACAAGTGGCGCTCTCATGATGTTCTACATGAAAGAAGTCTACACTTTCGGTCACGGCGTTCAAACGGCGACGAAGCTTCTCGGATCTACACCGCATGATCAGCTTCTCATCAAAACCTCCGATTCGTTCTCCGGTTTACTCCTTGTTGCAATTGGATTTCTTCTCTTCATGGTTTCGTTTGTTAAGGATCGTGATTTTCAGAATTTCTTTGCTAAGGGTTGTATTTTGCTGCATGTGTTTATGGCTTTGTGGAGGATCTACTTTGAACGTAAAGTTGAAGATCTCGCTTGGGATTGGCTTAGACAAACTGTTGGTGATATTCTATTGGCACTTTCGTGGGTTTTCTTCATTGTTTACTCTTGGAGAGAGAAGTATGATTAA
- the LOC101495908 gene encoding probable hexosyltransferase MUCI70 has product MSGGSLGIRSSSYGSLEKQLQNGLSPIQTARKQSKMFKEKERLFHWICKFAGRKKVGMLFLCVISAAVFVWVLYVGKGEDTQEGNGVENISVNESMSISNSPSMISTAKIMGFATNLVLPLSPPNYFLGYNLPPGHPCNSFTLPPPPADKKRTGPRPCPVCYLPVDEAIGLMPKFPSPSPVLNKLTFIYEENLSRDGEFGGSDFGGYPTLGQRNDSFDIRESMNVHCGFVRGIKPGRNTGFDIDEDDLLDMEQCRGIVVASAVFGNFDEINEPKNISEYSKQTVCFLMFVDEETEKYLRSSGRLGTSKKIGLWRIIVARNLPYTDARRSGKIPKLLLHRMTPNARYSIWLDGKLELVVDPYQILERFLWRNNATFAISKHYRRFDVFVEAEANKAAAKYDNASIDFQIEFYKNEGLTPYTEAKLPLISDVPEGCVIIREHVPISNLFTCLWFNEVDRFTSRDQISFSTVRDKFLSRVDFHFHMFLDCERRNFVVQKYHRDVLERLAAPVVVALNPPPPPPSPPPPAFPMLETTQEKVAIPIARRGPGRRGRDRRTGSRRHRKVVAGNRDVDAN; this is encoded by the exons ATGAGTGGTGGGTCATTGGGTATTCGTTCTAGTAGTTATGGATCTTTGGAGAAACAGCTACAGAATGGTTTGTCACCAATTCAAACAGCAAGAAAGCAATCTAAGATGTTCAAAGAGAAAGAGAGATTGTTTCATTGGATCTGCAAGTTTGCTGGTCGTAAGAAAGTTGGAATGCTGTTTCTATGTGTGATCTCTGCTGCTGTTTTCGTCTGGGTTTTGTATGTTGGAAAAG GTGAAGATACACAGGAGGGGAACGGTGTGGAAAACATTAGTGTGAATGAGAGCATGTCTATAAGTAACTCTCCATCTATGATCTCCACGGCGAAGATCATGGGCTTTGCTACTAATTTGGTACTACCCCTTTCTCCACCAAATTATTTTCTAGGTTATAATCTTCCTCCAGGGCATCCGTGTAATAGTTTTACGCTCCCTCCACCGCCAGCAGATAAAAAGCGTACTGGGCCACGAC CATGTCCAGTATGCTACCTTCCTGTGGATGAAGCCATAGGACTTATGCCAAAGTTTCCCTCGCCATCTCCGGTGCTTAACAAGTTAACATTTATATATGAGGAAAATCTTAGCAGAGATGGAGAATTTGGTGGTTCGGATTTTGGTGGATATCCCACGTTGGGGCAAAGAAATGATTCTTTTGATATACGGGAGTCAATGAATGTGCACTGTGG ATTTGTTAGAGGAATTAAACCTGGCCGCAACACAGGATTTGACATTGATGAAGATGACCTCCTTGATATGGAGCAATGTCGTGGCATAGTTGTTGCGTCAGCTGTATTTG GAAATTTTGATGAGATAAATGAGCCAAAAAATATAAGCGAGTATTCGAAGCAGACTGTATGCTTCCTTATGTTTGTTGATGAAGAAAcagaaaaatatttgaggagTTCTGGCAGGCTGGGAACCAGCAAGAAGATTGGTTTGTGGAGAATTATTGTCGCTCGTAATCTTCCATACACAGATGCAAGACGTTCAGGGAAG ATTCCGAAGCTTCTATTACATAGAATGACTCCAAATGCCCGATACTCCATATGGCTTGATGGAAAGCTTGAGCTTGTTGTTGATCCATATCAAATCCTCGAAAG ATTCTTGTGGAGGAACAATGCAACTTTTGCAATATCCAAACATTATAGACGCTTTGATGTATTTGTTGAGGCAGAGGCAAATAAAGCTGCTGCAAAGTATGACAATGCCTCtatcgatttccaaattgagTTTTACAAGAATGAGGGTCTGACTCCGTATACGGAAGCCAAACTTCCTCTTATAAGTG ATGTTCCTGAAGGATGTGTGATAATACGAGAACATGTTCCAATTAGCAACCTCTTTACTTGTCTTTGGTTCAATGAAGTTGACCGATTTACTTCTCGGGACCAGATTAGTTTCTCAACTGTCAGGGAcaaatttttgtcgagggtggATTTTCATTTTCACATGTTCCTGGATTGCGAAAGACGCAACTTTGTAGTACag AAATACCATAGGGATGTATTGGAGCGCCTAGCCGCACCGGTGGTTGTTGCTCTGAATCCTCCACCACCTCCTCCGTCTCCTCCTCCTCCTGCATTCCCTATGCTTGAAACTACACAAGAAAAAGTCGCTATTCCAATAGCAAGGAGAGGCCCTGGAAGGCGGGGAAGAGATAGGAGAACGGGTTCTAGGCGCCACCGCAAAGTTGTGGCTGGAAATAGAGACGTTGAtgcaaattaa
- the LOC101496684 gene encoding 3-ketoacyl-CoA synthase 15-like, producing the protein MSNESDEFSTEIVQKTGPNGGPISFSVRIRPKMPDFLSYVNLKYVKLGYGYLISHRLYLLLAPPLLALFINHIGKFTWKDIFVKYEITEALFISGLLVLMLYFYINSTPRSTYLLDFSCFRPSNEYKVSKAEFIELAKRSGNFNDTAIKFQEQVLKKSGIGDETYMPKGVFRPGYTPSLKDGREELSMVMFGAIKDVLSATKVKPKDIKILIVNCGIFNTTPSISSMVINHFKLRPDIQSFNLGGMGCAAGITAIDLAKDLLDGSPSSYALVVSTEAVSYSWYSGNDLDMLIPNCFFRMGTAAIMLSNFRLDRWRAKYELKQLVRTHKGMDNKSYKSIHQREDKEGKRGLSISKDVIEIGGHAVKANITTLGPLVLPVSEQLHFFTNLLFKKKKTKPYIPDYKLAFEHVCALATSKKVLDEIQKNLELTEEYMEASRKTLERFGNTSSSSNWYELAYLEFNKRIKKGDRVCQIAFGSGFMCNSLVWKALRNVGKPKQSPWIQDQN; encoded by the exons aTGTCAAATGAAAGTGATGAGTTTTCTACGGAGATTGTGCAGAAGACTGGCCCAAATGGTGGTCCAATTTCTTTCTCTGTTAGAATACGACCTAAAATGCCAGATTTCCTTAGTTATGTCAATCTAAAATATGTGAAATTAGGCTATGGTTATCTCATTAGCCATCGCTTGTATTTACTATTGGCACCCCCTCTTCTTGCACTCTTCATTAATCATATTGGAAAGTTCACATGGAAAGATATATTTGTGAAATATGAAATCACCGAGGCTCTATTTATCTCAGGACTTTTGGTCCTAATgctctatttttatattaattctaCACCTCGCTCTACCTATTTGCTTGATTTTTCATGTTTTCGCCCTTCAAATGAATACAAG GTCTCAAAAGCAGAATTCATTGAGTTAGCAAAAAGATCTGGGAATTTCAATGATACTGCCATAAAATTTCAAGAACAAGTTCTTAAGAAATCTGGCATAGGAGATGAGACTTATATGCCAAAAGGAGTTTTTCGGCCTGGTTACACACCATCCTTGAAAGATGGCAGAGAAGAACTATCCATGGTTATGTTTGGTGCAATTAAGGATGTTCTTTCTGCCACAAAAGTAAAAccaaaagatataaaaattctTATAGTAAATTGTGGAATATTCAATACAACTCCATCAATCTCATCAATGGTAATTAATCATTTCAAGCTTAGGCCTGATATTCAAAGCTTTAACCTTGGTGGCATGGGTTGTGCTGCTGGAATCACAGCCATTGATCTAGCTAAAGACCTTCTTGATGGTTCTCCAAGTTCTTATGCACTTGTAGTTAGTACAGAAGCTGTGAGTTATTCATGGTATAGTGGTAATGACTTAGACATGCTTATTCCTAATTGCTTCTTTAGAATGGGAACTGCAGCCATCATGCTCTCCAATTTTCGTCTCGATAGATGGCGCGCTAAGTATGAACTTAAACAG CTGGTGAGAACTCACAAAGGAATGGACAACAAAAGCTACAAAAGCATACACCAAAGGGAAGATAAAGAAGGGAAGAGAGGACTTTCAATAAGCAAAGATGTAATTGAAATTGGAGGCCATGCAGTAAAAGCCAACATTACAACACTTGGTCCACTAGTACTACCTGTTTCAGAACAACTTCACTTCTTCACAAATTTACTcttcaaaaaaaagaaaacaaagccATACATTCCAGATTACAAGCTAGCTTTTGAGCATGTGTGTGCATTGGCAACAAGCAAAAAAGTGTTGGATGAGATACAAAAGAATTTGGAGCTGACAGAGGAATACATGGAAGCATCAAGGAAGACATTGGAGAGATTTGGCAACACTTCTAGTAGCAGTAATTGGTATGAACTAGCTTATCTTGAGTTCAACAAAAGGATCAAAAAGGGTGATAGAGTTTGTCAGATAGCTTTTGGGTCTGGATTCATGTGTAATAGTCTTGTTTGGAAGGCACTTAGGAATGTTGGCAAACCAAAACAGAGTCCTTGGATTCAGGATCAAAACTGA
- the LOC101496996 gene encoding uncharacterized protein, whose translation MGGTSFSLAGKVTTMFLATRLQDTIEFVSDTSSTIADVEFQFLDDDDEVLSCQSSSSDDQCHSLQMDFDDDDDEEKDQTHTNEEMNRRFWVTQHQCLQTNLYRTSSLETNIRSATKKAIKEIESLGTTVCGCSKVMGASTCRNCLMREVSRRLQKAGFDSAICKTKWRNSHHLPSGEHTFLDVIDNTNPKKGNVRVMIELNFQAEFEMARGSEEYNQLVKKLPEVFVGKVERLSNLIKILCMAAKKCMKDKKMHMGPWRKHRYMQAKWLGPFERNTSTIPLSMGYSNEKIITKPKYKASMLTVDLLEKLPNMHCKAVEVV comes from the exons atgGGTGGAACCTCCTTCTCCTTGGCCGGTAAAGTTACTACTATGTTTCTGGCGACTCGCCTTCAGGATACTATTGAGTTTGTTTCAGACACTAGTAGTACTATTGCTGATGTTGAGTTTCAATTtcttgatgatgatgatgaggtATTATCTTGTCAAAGTTCTAGTAGTGATGATCAGTGTCATTCCCTTCAAATGGATttcgatgatgatgatgatgaagaaaagGATCAAACTCATACCAATGAGGAGATGAATCGAAGGTTTTGGGTCACCCAACATCAGTGTTTGCAG ACCAATTTATACAGAACAAGTTCTTTGGAGACAAACATAAGAAGTGCGACCAAAAAAGCGATTAAGGAAATAGAAAGCTTAGGAACAACAGTGTGTGGTTGTAGCAAAGTGATGGGTGCATCCACTTGTCGAAACTGCTTAATGAGGGAAGTTTCTAGAAGACTTCAAAAAGCTGGTTTTGATAGTGCTATTTGTAAAACTAAATGGAGAAACTCACACCATCTTCCATCag GGGAACACACATTTTTGGATGTGATAGACAATACAAATCCAAAGAAAGGGAATGTAAGAGTGATGATAGAGTTGAACTTCCAAGCTGAGTTTGAAATGGCAAGAGGAAGTGAGGAATACAATCAACTTGTGAAGAAGCTACCAGAGGTGTTTGTTGGGAAAGTTGAGAGATTAAGTAacttaatcaaaattttatgcATGGCAGCCAAAAAATGCATGAAGGATAAAAAAATGCACATGGGGCCATGGAGGAAGCATAGGTACATGCAAGCTAAATGGTTAGGTCCATTTGAAAGGAACACTTCAACAATTCCTCTTTCAATGGGATATTCAAATGAGAAGATCATAACAAAGCCAAAATATAAGGCATCTATGTTGACCGTTGACTTATTAGAGAAGCTTCCAAACATGCATTGCAAAGCTGTTGAGGTTGTGTAA